One part of the Corynebacterium aurimucosum ATCC 700975 genome encodes these proteins:
- the dhaM gene encoding dihydroxyacetone kinase phosphoryl donor subunit DhaM, which translates to MAQPRVGLVLVSHSAKLVEGLTELAAQMAPDVTILPAGGVEEGGIGTSFDLVEGAISHARGQGLSVVVLTDLGSATMTVESVLEFLDEDTVKFVDAPLVEATIAAATAAQQGDGLAAVVKAAERAIEVFLPKQPSATASAEEDDLDTNAGGYSLTVTVADEAGLHARPASRIAELAAEAAGDVTLSCHGESAEADSAMMLMSLGVSQGASVTISGDVSDKDVIDRIATAIELGIEG; encoded by the coding sequence ATGGCACAGCCCCGCGTTGGACTCGTTCTCGTATCACATTCGGCAAAGCTCGTTGAAGGACTGACTGAGCTTGCTGCTCAGATGGCTCCCGACGTGACCATCCTTCCTGCCGGTGGTGTGGAGGAGGGCGGCATCGGAACCTCCTTTGACCTCGTCGAAGGGGCTATCAGCCACGCACGTGGCCAAGGCCTTAGCGTGGTCGTCCTCACCGATTTAGGCTCGGCCACGATGACCGTTGAGTCCGTTCTCGAGTTCCTCGACGAAGACACGGTGAAGTTCGTTGATGCCCCCTTGGTCGAAGCTACTATTGCAGCAGCCACCGCCGCACAACAGGGCGATGGACTTGCCGCCGTGGTCAAAGCCGCGGAACGCGCCATCGAGGTCTTCCTTCCGAAGCAGCCCTCAGCCACGGCGTCTGCAGAAGAGGATGACCTAGACACAAACGCTGGCGGGTACTCACTGACAGTGACTGTGGCCGATGAGGCGGGTCTGCATGCCCGTCCGGCGTCAAGGATTGCAGAGTTGGCTGCGGAAGCAGCAGGGGATGTCACCCTCTCCTGTCACGGAGAGTCGGCAGAGGCAGATTCCGCAATGATGCTGATGTCTCTCGGGGTATCCCAGGGCGCTTCGGTGACGATCAGCGGAGATGTTTCCGATAAAGACGTTATCGATCGGATCGCCACAGCCATTGAGCTGGGGATCGAAGGCTAG